A genomic segment from Papilio machaon chromosome 10, ilPapMach1.1, whole genome shotgun sequence encodes:
- the LOC106718237 gene encoding suppressor of cytokine signaling 2 isoform X1, which yields MCLFERRVAPACPLNMTLTARLSPQNACVEVGVPLNSWSSGVACCPNCRHELRVSLTPCSGKTHNQPQTPVTPPFTIHPPYLPQSPLYTTPSSPFIPSPYNDELRRLADTLRALRLSGWYYGNLDWQGARSLLKDASVGAFVIRDSGDRNFIFSLSVQTERGPTSVRLHFEEGFFRLDCDRPLARYMPRFRCVVELVQHYARVGERGAAGTVWVDREGCTHSPVLLKTPLRKNPPSLLHTARLAVHKALSNPLRPKIWCAPKHRLLPLPSTLIDYLGEYPYSI from the exons ATGTGTTTGTTTGAGAGGCGAGTGGCGCCCGCTTGTCCTCTAAATATGACTTTAACAGCGAGGTTATCTCCCCAAA ATGCATGTGTGGAAGTGGGGGTGCCTCTCAACAGCTGGTCCAGCGGCGTTGCTTGCTGCCCAAACTGTAGGCATGAGCTGCGAGTCTCTCTCACACCCTGCAGCGGGAAGACACATAACCAGCCCCAGACACCTGTTACCCCACCGTTCACAATACACCCTCCGTACTTGCCACAATCTCCATTATACACAACCCCATCCTCACCTTTCATACCTTCACCATATAATGATGAGTTGAGACGGTTAGCAGATACTCTAAGAGCATTAAGGCTCTCGGGGTGGTACTATGGAAACTTAGACTGGCAg ggTGCCCgaagtttattaaaagatgCCAGTGTTGGTGCTTTCGTTATAAGAGACTCGGGCGACAGGAATTTCATATTCTCACTATCAGTACAAACAGAAAGAGGTCCTACTTCTGTGAGGTTACACTTTGAAGAGGGATTTTTTAG ATTAGACTGCGACAGACCATTAGCAAGGTATATGCCGAGGTTTCGATGTGTGGTGGAACTAGTGCAACATTATGCCAGGGTTGGGGAACGAGGTGCGGCGGGCACAGTGTGGGTAGACAGAGAAGGCTGCACACATTCACCGGTCCTACTCAAAACACCGTTAAGGAAGAACCCACCATCATTACTTCATACTGCCCGACTCGCAGTACACAAAGCATTGTCTAACCCATTAAGACCCAAAATATGGTGTGCACCAAAACACAGGTTGCTGCCTCTCCCCTCCACTCTCATAGACTATCTCGGTGAATATCCATACTCAATCTAA
- the LOC106718084 gene encoding protein FAM234B, protein MSANGNGANYAPLKQTLSDTESEDDQKGENAVRIRATDSCNNLEYNSGLQSSKNYSNSDMDDLNTNANTLESTMDNVSFLQSDASNKMSLPRRCAFVASIFLCIFTVIFFLWGIPCSNVGNCQNNQWRDKSAGWELPYYDLELSGAIQVVNGAVPKTKNLIFIYRGNHMKHEGFNNNDNVNGVLLIVGNTGEVGWFTREKRIPTQINCNLIDVNKDRQKDCLVAGTEGLLATLNALSGTHYWHVNKNGNISTDIAAIDFPIIVNDTDSDGVLDLLTIGTVYPNTNHNELLLISGANGNIIGGPLIIPECTSVKLLPEATFITYLCKNGPAEAVRQILYPHLLKKLSANHGSDVPIPKKANLSLKKNIGNTRNVFSNGPGKLIVENEGECPNSCRVNLTLVLEQNGTNNVTWEYTANHVFAMTPSSFSFPNSIRGFVLKL, encoded by the coding sequence ATGTCAGCAAATGGAAACGGCGCTAATTATGCACCtttgaaacaaacattatcGGATACAGAATCTGAGGACGATCAAAAAGGGGAAAATGCAGTTCGTATTAGAGCTACGGATAGCTGCAACAACTTGGAATACAATAGTGGCTTACAATCTTCCAAAAATTACAGTAACAGCGATATGGATGACTTAAATACCAACGCCAACACATTGGAGAGTACAATGGACAACGTAAGTTTTCTTCAATCAGATGCCTCTAATAAAATGTCTTTGCCACGGCGTTGCGCGTTTGTGGCATCAATATTTCTGTGCATCTTTACagtaatattctttttatggGGCATTCCTTGTTCGAATGTTGGGAACTGTCAAAATAACCAGTGGCGTGATAAATCTGCTGGCTGGGAATTACCTTATTACGACTTAGAGCTGTCTGGCGCAATTCAAGTTGTCAATGGTGCTGTACCGaaaacaaagaatttaatCTTTATCTACCGAGGCAACCATATGAAACATGAAGGATTTAATAACAATGACAATGTTAATGGAGTATTACTTATTGTTGGCAATACTGGGGAGGTTGGATGGTTTACTAGAGAAAAAAGAATACCAacacaaataaattgtaatctaATTGATGTGAACAAAGATAGACAAAAAGATTGTTTAGTGGCCGGCACTGAGGGTTTGTTAGCAACATTGAATGCTCTCTCTGGGACACATTATTggcatgttaataaaaatggaaatatCTCCACTGATATAGCTGCAATTGACTTTCCTATTATTGTAAATGATACGGACAGTGATGGAGTTTTAGATTTGTTAACAATAGGTACAGTCTACCCTAATACAAACCACAATGAACTGCTGCTGATTTCTGGTGCCAATGGTAACATTATCGGTGGACCATTGATTATACCAGAATGCACATCTGTTAAACTGTTACCAGAAGCAACTTTCATAAcatatttgtgtaaaaatgGGCCAGCTGAAGCTGTAAGACAAATTCTGTATCCccatttacttaaaaaattatcagCAAATCATGGTAGTGATGTACCTATACCAAAAAAAGCAAATTTAAGCTTAAAGAAGAATATAGGCAACACTAGAAATGTATTTAGTAATGGACCGGGAAAACTTATAGTTGAGAATGAAGGGGAGTGTCCAAACTCTTGCCGAGTGAACCTGACTTTGGTGTTAGAACAAAATGGTACCAATAATGTTACTTGGGAATACACTGCAAACCATGTGTTTGCAATGACCCCAAGTTCATTTTCTTTCCCAAACTCAATACGcggttttgtattaaaattatga
- the LOC106718237 gene encoding suppressor of cytokine signaling 2 isoform X2 → MVVKLPDACVEVGVPLNSWSSGVACCPNCRHELRVSLTPCSGKTHNQPQTPVTPPFTIHPPYLPQSPLYTTPSSPFIPSPYNDELRRLADTLRALRLSGWYYGNLDWQGARSLLKDASVGAFVIRDSGDRNFIFSLSVQTERGPTSVRLHFEEGFFRLDCDRPLARYMPRFRCVVELVQHYARVGERGAAGTVWVDREGCTHSPVLLKTPLRKNPPSLLHTARLAVHKALSNPLRPKIWCAPKHRLLPLPSTLIDYLGEYPYSI, encoded by the exons ATGCATGTGTGGAAGTGGGGGTGCCTCTCAACAGCTGGTCCAGCGGCGTTGCTTGCTGCCCAAACTGTAGGCATGAGCTGCGAGTCTCTCTCACACCCTGCAGCGGGAAGACACATAACCAGCCCCAGACACCTGTTACCCCACCGTTCACAATACACCCTCCGTACTTGCCACAATCTCCATTATACACAACCCCATCCTCACCTTTCATACCTTCACCATATAATGATGAGTTGAGACGGTTAGCAGATACTCTAAGAGCATTAAGGCTCTCGGGGTGGTACTATGGAAACTTAGACTGGCAg ggTGCCCgaagtttattaaaagatgCCAGTGTTGGTGCTTTCGTTATAAGAGACTCGGGCGACAGGAATTTCATATTCTCACTATCAGTACAAACAGAAAGAGGTCCTACTTCTGTGAGGTTACACTTTGAAGAGGGATTTTTTAG ATTAGACTGCGACAGACCATTAGCAAGGTATATGCCGAGGTTTCGATGTGTGGTGGAACTAGTGCAACATTATGCCAGGGTTGGGGAACGAGGTGCGGCGGGCACAGTGTGGGTAGACAGAGAAGGCTGCACACATTCACCGGTCCTACTCAAAACACCGTTAAGGAAGAACCCACCATCATTACTTCATACTGCCCGACTCGCAGTACACAAAGCATTGTCTAACCCATTAAGACCCAAAATATGGTGTGCACCAAAACACAGGTTGCTGCCTCTCCCCTCCACTCTCATAGACTATCTCGGTGAATATCCATACTCAATCTAA